A segment of the Arcobacter sp. CECT 8983 genome:
AATTAAAGTTTGTACTCTCTCTTTAGAAAGGTCTAATAACATCTCTTTTTTATCATGTCCATTAATATGACAATCAAAAAATTCTAGCTCTTTTGCTAATCTTTCATTTGAAACATTTTTAATGTAATGTGCATTTAACCATAATAGTTTTTCTTCGTTGTATGAAGATGCAGATTTATTAATATTTGTTGGGTCAAATAACTCTAGCATCTCTTCCATTGAAAAAATTTCTTGGTCTTTATTTGACCATCCAAGTCTAACTAAGAAGTTTAAAAGAGCTTCAGGAAGATAACCTTTTCTTTTATAATCCATAACGTCAAGTGCACCATCTCTTTTAGATAATTTTCTACCTTGAGGATTATTTATCATTGGCACATGATAAAATTTTGGAACTTCAAAACCAAGTGCTTCATAAATAACAATTTGTTTAGGAGTATTAGTTAAGTGATCATCACCTCTAATTACATCAGTCATTCCCATAAGTGCATCATCAATTGCAACAACAAAGTTATAAGTAGGAATTCCATTTGATCTTGCAATTACAAAGTCATCTACTTCTGAACAATTGAAATTCATTATTGATCTTACACCATCTATAAAAGTGATTACTCCATCTTCAGGCGATTTAATTCTAACTACAGGATCTACTCCTTCAGGAATTTCTGGTAAAACTTTTCCTTCTTCAGGTCTCCATGTTCCATCATATCTTGGAGTTTCTTTATTTGCCATTTGCTTTTCTCTTAAAGCATCTAATTCTTCTTTTGACATATAACAATGATATGCTTTACCTTCATCAAGAAGTTGGTTAATATATTTTTGATAAATATCAAGTCTTTGAGATTGATATTCAACTTTTCCATCATAAGATAAACCAACCCAATCAAAAGCTTCAATAATAGCTTTCATTGCATCTTCATTGTTTCTTTGAGTATCAGTATCTTCAACTCTTAATCTAAATTCTCCCTTTGTTTTTCTTGCCCATAGATAACTATAAAGTGCAGTTCTTAAACCACCAATATGTAAATAACCAGTTGGACTTGGAGCAAATCTAGTAATTGCCATTTTTGTATTCCTTATTTGTCTTTATTTTTGTAAGATTTAAAAAATCCAATTGCAGAAATTATTGCAACACCTGCAATAAATATTAGCATTGCTAAATCAAGAGGTTCCATTTGTTTCCTTTTCTTTAAGTTGACCACATGCTGCTGAGATATCTAATCCTTTAGATTCTCTAATTGTACATAGTAAACCTCTACTTGTTAAATATTCTTGGAATTTTACCATATCCTCCCTTTGTGGTCTTTGATATGATGTACCAGGATAGGGATTAAAATAAATAAGATTTACTTTTGCTTTTATTCCATCAAGAAGTTTTAACAGTTTTTGTGCAGAAGGTATATCATCATTTTTATCTTTTATTACTAGATATTCAAACATAACTTTTTTTCTAGCATAAACTGGGAACTTTCTAACTGCATCAATAATTGATTTTATATTGTATGCTTTATTCATAGGAATAAGTTCACTTCTTAAATCATCATCAACTGCATGAAGTGAAATAGCAAGTTGAATTCCTAAATCTTCATTTCCTAATTTTTCTATTTTAGATGATAATCCAGAAGTTGATACAGTCTGTCTTCTTCTTGATATTGCTAGCCCATCAAGTTCTGAAAATACTTTTACAGAGTGAACAAAGTTCTTATAGTTATCAAGGGGTTCACCCATTCCCATAAAGACAATATTAAGTGTTTTATTCTCTGCAATTTCATTATCTCTTTTTATTTGAACAATTTGATTTACTATTTCACCAACAGAAAGATTTCTAACAAATCCACCTTTTGCAGTTAAGCAAAAAGTACATCCAACTTTACAACCAACTTGAGTTGAAATACAAACAGTATATTTTTCTCCTCTTTCAATTGAACCATCTTCATTTACTTTTTTTTCTTTCATAAGTAATAAAACAGATTCAACTGTGTGACCATCTTCTAATTGAAAAAGATATTTAATACTTCCATCAAGACTCTTTTCTTTTTTAACAATTTTTAGAATATCTATTTCATAGTTTTCTTTTAATTGTTCTTTTAAATCATTTGGTATGTTTTTCATTTCGTCATAAGATGTTACATACTTTTTATATATCCAGTTATAAACTTGCTTTGCTCTGAAGCTTGGTTTTAACTTTTCTTTTAATTCCTCTAAAGTGAAATCGTAGATTGTACTCATAGCTTTCCTTTTTAAGCTTTAAACTTATTTTGAAGTGTACAAAATCTTTTATTTGTAACAGTTAAAGTAAATAGGTTAGTTTATATTATTGTTGTAGTTTTATCGTGTAGAGATTAAAGATTTATATTAATATATGATATTCTTGTTAAAATGTTTCTCTAGTTACATGGATGTAAGCTTGCTTACCATTTCACTTTCAACAGCTAAAAATGTGATGAAGCTCACATTTTTTTAATGCTGTTTCACGTGAAACATTATTTGATAATTTGTTTTTCTAGTAAATATGAAGTTAGTTTTTTCATAGCTTCTTTGTGGTTTTTCATGAACTCTTCGTGAGCATTTTCATTTGTATAGTTTGTAATAATAAAGATTCCAGCAACTGGAATTTCAAACTCTTTAGCTACTTGTAAAATTGAGTAGAATTCCATATTCTCTGCACCAATTCCATACTCATTAAAGTTTTTTGACAGTTCAAAGTTTTTTGAAATATAATTAGATGAGTTAATGATAGTATCATTTCTTACCATTTTATTTTCTGATTCTAATACATTGTCTAATGGAGTATAAGAGTTGTCTTCTAAAAAAGACAACTCAATATTTGCAGCTCTTTTTGATTCTACTATATCAAATATTTTATGATTACCATAGCTTCCTGCAGTTCCAATAAAAAGTAAAAAATCAGGTTTGTCAAATAGACATTGTCTAGTAAGATTAATTGCTGTTTCAACTAATCCTACTCCCATTTCTTTTGCAAAGTTAAATGTTTCATTTCTCCCTGCACAAACAATCATTATTTGCACTCCATTACAAATGAAGGGTCAATTGATATATCTTCTTTATTTGATTCAGGTACGGCTATTTTTGCATCTACCATTTCTGTATTAGAGTATGCCATTCTTGCCATTGGTCTATAAGTTGAATTATGTATTGAGATATTTTTTACTACACATTTTAAACCTAAATCTCTAGACAAGTTTTTTGCATATCTTGTTCCCCAATTTATTGCTTCTAGTCTCAAAATATCATTTGCTATATCAAAAGTTGAATCTTTTACCGTCCATCTAAGATTGCTAATAACTATGTTAGTACTTCTTTCTTCTTTTAATTCAATCATTTCACTAATGAATTCATTTATATAAGTTGCTTGATCTGAACTTACTTTATATCTTAATTCTCCTCTGTATCCTGTGATCTTTGGAGCATTATTAGAAGTTCTATATTGTGGTCTTACAGTTAATGTTCCACTATCTTTTTCAATTTTATCATAATCCTTTATCTTTTTATTAAATCTTTTAAGAGTTTTGTTTATCTCTTTTTCACTATCCCCTTCAACTACAACAGAAAAATATGTTGTAAGAGTATCTTCTGTTAAACTTTTTGAAAACTTTTTATTAAAGTTAACCTCAAAAGAAAATAAATAAATTGGTAAAATAAGTAATGCTAAAAATTTCATGTTAAATCCTTACTGGAATATTGTTCTCTTTTAAATAGTGTTTTAGTTCCATAATATCAATCTCTTTAAAGTGAAAAATTGATGCTGCTAAAGCTGCACTTGCTCCACATTCAAAAGCTTCCTTCATATGTTCCATTGTTCCAGCTCCGCCACTTGCAATAACTGGAATATCAACTATTTTAGAGATTTGTGATGTTATATCTAGTTCAAATCCTGTTTTGGCACCATCAGTGTCCATAGATGTTAAAAGGATTTCACCTGCACCTCTATTGTAAACTTCTTTTGCCCATTGTATGGCATCAATACCTGTATCTTCTCTTCCACCTTTTACAAAAACGTGGTAAGAACCATCTTCAACTTTTTTTACATCAATTGCAACGACAATACACTGTGAACCAAATCTTTTTGCTCCCTCATCAATAAAGTCTGGATTTACTACTGCTGAAGAGTTTATAGAAACTTTATCACAACCTACATTTAGTAGTTTATAAATATCATCAAGCTTTCTAATTCCCCCACCAACAGTTAAAGGAATAAATACTTCCTTCGCTACATCTCTTACAATATCAACGATAGTATCTCTATTTTCGTGACTTGCAGTAATATCTAAAAAAGTGATTTCATCTGCACCTTCATTGTTATATCTTTTTGCAACTTCTACAGGATCACCTGCATCTCTAAGTCCAACAAAGTTTACACCTTTTACTACCCTTCCATCTTTTACGTCTAAGCAAGGGATGATTCTTTTTGCAAAATAACTCAAAACTTAATCCTTATTGAA
Coding sequences within it:
- the gltX gene encoding glutamate--tRNA ligase, with translation MAITRFAPSPTGYLHIGGLRTALYSYLWARKTKGEFRLRVEDTDTQRNNEDAMKAIIEAFDWVGLSYDGKVEYQSQRLDIYQKYINQLLDEGKAYHCYMSKEELDALREKQMANKETPRYDGTWRPEEGKVLPEIPEGVDPVVRIKSPEDGVITFIDGVRSIMNFNCSEVDDFVIARSNGIPTYNFVVAIDDALMGMTDVIRGDDHLTNTPKQIVIYEALGFEVPKFYHVPMINNPQGRKLSKRDGALDVMDYKRKGYLPEALLNFLVRLGWSNKDQEIFSMEEMLELFDPTNINKSASSYNEEKLLWLNAHYIKNVSNERLAKELEFFDCHINGHDKKEMLLDLSKERVQTLIELKEAVEKITNVPTEYEEKGSKKFVKDTTIKILESYVQLLENNQDSLHLACDYETITKPFIEEFELKFPQLFQPIRIALTGGTQAPSVYDIMAILGVEETKTRINNAINANFGKEA
- the rlmN gene encoding 23S rRNA (adenine(2503)-C(2))-methyltransferase RlmN; translation: MSTIYDFTLEELKEKLKPSFRAKQVYNWIYKKYVTSYDEMKNIPNDLKEQLKENYEIDILKIVKKEKSLDGSIKYLFQLEDGHTVESVLLLMKEKKVNEDGSIERGEKYTVCISTQVGCKVGCTFCLTAKGGFVRNLSVGEIVNQIVQIKRDNEIAENKTLNIVFMGMGEPLDNYKNFVHSVKVFSELDGLAISRRRQTVSTSGLSSKIEKLGNEDLGIQLAISLHAVDDDLRSELIPMNKAYNIKSIIDAVRKFPVYARKKVMFEYLVIKDKNDDIPSAQKLLKLLDGIKAKVNLIYFNPYPGTSYQRPQREDMVKFQEYLTSRGLLCTIRESKGLDISAACGQLKEKETNGTS
- a CDS encoding purine-nucleoside phosphorylase, coding for MIVCAGRNETFNFAKEMGVGLVETAINLTRQCLFDKPDFLLFIGTAGSYGNHKIFDIVESKRAANIELSFLEDNSYTPLDNVLESENKMVRNDTIINSSNYISKNFELSKNFNEYGIGAENMEFYSILQVAKEFEIPVAGIFIITNYTNENAHEEFMKNHKEAMKKLTSYLLEKQIIK
- a CDS encoding SIMPL domain-containing protein (The SIMPL domain is named for its presence in mouse protein SIMPL (signalling molecule that associates with mouse pelle-like kinase). Bacterial member BP26, from Brucella, was shown to assemble into a channel-like structure, while YggE from E. coli has been associated with resistance to oxidative stress.); this encodes MKFLALLILPIYLFSFEVNFNKKFSKSLTEDTLTTYFSVVVEGDSEKEINKTLKRFNKKIKDYDKIEKDSGTLTVRPQYRTSNNAPKITGYRGELRYKVSSDQATYINEFISEMIELKEERSTNIVISNLRWTVKDSTFDIANDILRLEAINWGTRYAKNLSRDLGLKCVVKNISIHNSTYRPMARMAYSNTEMVDAKIAVPESNKEDISIDPSFVMECK
- the hisF gene encoding imidazole glycerol phosphate synthase subunit HisF; amino-acid sequence: MSYFAKRIIPCLDVKDGRVVKGVNFVGLRDAGDPVEVAKRYNNEGADEITFLDITASHENRDTIVDIVRDVAKEVFIPLTVGGGIRKLDDIYKLLNVGCDKVSINSSAVVNPDFIDEGAKRFGSQCIVVAIDVKKVEDGSYHVFVKGGREDTGIDAIQWAKEVYNRGAGEILLTSMDTDGAKTGFELDITSQISKIVDIPVIASGGAGTMEHMKEAFECGASAALAASIFHFKEIDIMELKHYLKENNIPVRI